The Drosophila suzukii chromosome X, CBGP_Dsuzu_IsoJpt1.0, whole genome shotgun sequence DNA window ATCCTCTTCCTCGCCCCCACCGCGGGATTTCAAGTTCAAGGATAAGTTTAAACGAACGCTGACCCTGGACTCCCAGGGTGCGGCAAATGCGGGAGCGGGAGGAGCAGCAGCCGCAACAGGAGCAGCTGAGCCCCCTGGCGAACAACGAAGCGCCGTCAAGCTGGTCATTTCGAAGAAAAAAGGTAGCATCTTTAAGAGCCGTGCCCTGGTGCCATCCGATCAAGCGGAGCAGGCGACAGTGGCCAAGCGGCATCTGTACAAGCATAGCTGGGACGCCGCGCTGGAGGCAAATGGCGGTGGAACCGGAAGCGATGCCAGCAATGCCTCGGCATCGGGAGTAGGCGTCGCCGGGGTCAAAGACCATTTGCTGCATCATTTGGCGGCGGGCAAGTCCGATGGCGATTTCGGTGACAGTCCCTCGTCCAACAACAATGGCTCCTCCAGTGCATGTAGCAGTGCGTCCACGTTGCGCGGCGACAGCCCGGCTCTCGGAAAAATCTCGCGACTGGCGGGGAAGCAGGGCGTTCCCGCCACCTCCACCAGTTCCGATGCCTTTGACCTGGATTTGGAACCAATTGCCGGAGAGCTCGACCTGGAACGCAGTGCCGCAGGAGTTGCTTCCGGAGGAACGGGTGGAGCAGTGGGCGGAGGAGGAACGACTGGCGGCGGCGGACCCATTCGCGTCGACCGCAAAACCAAGGACTACTATACGGTGGTACGAAACGTGAAGACCGCCCACCAGATCCAGGAGATCGGGGAGTACCAGGAAATGGACGACGACGTTGAGTACATCCTGGACGCACTGCAACCGCACAATCCGCCGGCGACGCGCTGTCTTTCCGCCCTGCAGCTGGCCGCCAAGTGCATGATGCCCGCCTTCCGGATGCACGTGCGTGCCCATGGCGTAGTCACCAAGTTCTTCAAGGTAACTTCTCTACCTAAAtattgttatatatttgaCATATTGAATTGCAAACCGCTTTAATTTGCACACTTGTTTGGAATTGATTGTTTATTAATTTCGATGATCGAAATGGATCCCATCAAAATCAATATATCACAATTCCACAGAGGTATACCAAGAATTGCTACTTTTCTTTGGAAAGCAGGCATGTTCATTGGGTATTTAATGCCTGTAACAACGTGAAACATTATTAGGAATTTTATAACATGTGTAGCTTTCTAGCTATATAAATATAGAGTACCAGGTATTGATTTCCGGCTTTCTAGGGGTCTCACAGAAATTGCTTTGCTTGTACTGATGCTTacgaatataataaaaatattctttgtaATCGTAGGCACTATCCGACGCCAACAAAGACCTCAGCCTGGGCCTGTGCACTTCGGCCATTATGTACATCCTTTCGCAAGAGGGCCTCAACATGGACCTGGATCGCGACTCCCTGGAGCTGATGATCAACCTCCTGGAGGCGGACGGTGTGGGTGGCAGCACGGAGAGTGGCCACCCGGACCGAGCGGGCTACGACCGGAACAAGCAGAAAGTGCGTGAGCTGTGCGAGGAGATCAAGGCGCAAGGCAAGGGGACGCATCTTAATGTGGACTCGTTGACCGTGGGCACGCTGGCCATGGAGACGCTACTTTCGCTGACATCCAAACGGGCGGGAGAATGGTTCAAGGAGGATCTGCGGAAGCTGGGCGGTCTGGAGCACATTATCAAGACCATATCGGATTTTTGCAGACCGGTGATTGCCTGCAATACCGAGATCCACTGGCAACCGGCGCTGCTGGACAACATGCAAACGGTGGCACGTTGTCTGCGAGTCCTCGAAAACGTGACGCAGCACAACGAAGCGAACCAGCGCTACATGCTGACCTTTGTCCAGGGACGAGCGGTGGAGACCCTCTGCCAGCTGTATCGCCTGTGTAGTCGGCAACTTATGCTGCATCCCTCTGTGGACTGCGCTGGCAGCAACAAGGAGCATCCGGGCGTAGCCATGCGAGAGCTACTGGTTCCAGTACTCAAGGTGCTGATCAACCTGACGCACACGTTCAACGAGGCGCAACCCTCGCTCGGAGCGGAGTTGCTGGGCCAGCGCGGCGATGTGGTGGAGACGAGCTTCCGGCTGCTGCTACTCTCGGCCAACTACATTCCCGACCACTGTGTCTTCGAGCTAAGCATACTGGTGAGTGCATCTGGGTTACTCCTTCCAGTTTCTTCTTTACATTGGTGGTTTTCGTCTTCCCCAGGTTCTTACCCTGCTAATCAATCTGTGCATGCACACGCTACCCAATAGGGCTGCGTTAATGCAAGCTGCCGCTCCGGCGGAGTACGTGGCGGACAATCCACCGTCACAGGGATCCGTAAGTGCACTGCAAGCTCTGCTCGAGTACTTCTACAAGTGCGAGGAACTGGCCAGGtgagaaaaatatatttcttgtTCTTTGGCATGGTTAACAACTTGGTTCCCCGCAGATTGGTGGAGAAAAACACGGACGCCTTCCTCGAGAGCAACGAGAAGGGAAAGAAGAAACAAGAGGAAGTGGAGGAAACAGTCAACAATCGTGAGTACTCAGCGGCATAATGAGGATGATCTCTGATCCATTGTTATTCACGGCTGGTTTTACCCAACAGTTCTGCAACGCGCTGGCCATCACATGGAGCACACGCTAAAGGGCAGCTATGCGGCCATCCTTGTGGGAAATTTGATTGCTGACAACGAGCTGTACGAGTCGCTGGTGCGGCGCCAATTGCGAGGGAACAGCTTCAAGGAGATTATCGGCGTGCTGGAAAAGTACCACACATTCATGAACCTGACCTCCAGCGTGagttttaaaatgattttctTGATATTGTATCCTTAACTTTCAGCAAATTTAAGTCTAAATCGTTAACTTAATCAACTTAACAATCCAAATGAGCCCGCCCCTCTAACTTGTTACCCTCATTCTTGTCCATCAGTTGGAGGCAGCCTTTGTGGCGCACATGAAGTCCACGAAGCGCATCATCGACAACTTCAAGAAGCGCGACTACATCTACGAGAACTCGGATGATCACGACAATACCCTGCCACTGAATCTGGAGACGACGGCGCAGGTCTTGGCCGTCGGAGCGGACACGTCGCATGCTGCTGCCTCGTGCTCGTCCACATCCGCCTCCGTCTCCGCTTCCTCATCCACATCGCCCACAGGATCAACGAGGGTGCAGCGGGTGTACAAGACGTACAGCAGCCACAGATAATCGGACACGGACCCGGACTCCGATTCGGATTCGGACTCGGAATGGGAGAGCCATCGCCATTGTCGTTAACCACACCGAAAGCCTGCcaccaaaataaaattctGTTGTTTGTGATTATGTAATTTGTTTATGTGTTGATATAGCAACCACTATATGTATGTGTATAGTATGTAATGCACCTAGTTTCAGTCAGCTGTACCCCCacatatataaatgtatatcGAGGTATATAGTTAAGAGCGATAGGATAGAATGCGATCTGATCTGTTTATGCGTTTGTATTAACCCAAAGTGATAGCGAATTCTTGAGCATGGTCTGCGTTTTAACTAAAAATGATAAGAATTGACGAAATGAAACCCCGAACAACACAAAGATCCAAATCCCCTACTGATATGAGTACGTTATATAGTCATAAGCAATATTAGCAGCTAAACGTCGGCTTACCTTCACAAACACACTAAAACACACACCCATGTAAATATTGTTTAATCAGCGATTTTATCGGACGCGTCTTaggtttattttaaatgtgttttttttttacctacTCTTACCTTAAAttttaaaccatttttttattcgtatatttaaaaacaaacgCTCTTAACAAATACACTGCGAGAGAAAGAGCGAGAGCGGTAGACAGAAGTGtaaagaaagagagagagatagCGAAAGAAGGAAATCTAGATTCGATGAGAAGAATAAAGTTATTTTATTGCCTAAACTTAAGCTAAAGAAACTCTACTTATAAAACTAAAACTGatcaataaacaaatatatatatatataaatatatatatatggataTAAGTGTACGTTTACAACCACAAAAATGTCATTTAGGCTACAAAAATCAGATTTAAAAAAGCAAGCGCGCGTGCAAGAAAGAAACAATTTCgggaacaaaatatatatttattttgtgttttCAACGAGTACATAATATATTGTTCTTgcagaaaaaacaaacagaattaaaactaaaattgaAAAACATACGATGCTTGTATAATTTTGGGAGGTGTTTGGCCAAAGGgtactttttaaatattaaaagtattattttataatattggtATACCGAATGTTTGTTGATAGactaaatacaaaattaaattgtcTACCTTCtaaaaatgtaactttaaatTTCCAACATGAAATAACCCGCCCCAGTGAAAGCACTTTGAAAAGTCAACAGTCGGTGCAGTGGAAAATGTCTATTATTTCTTAATATATAGttgatttttaatattcttcATAACGAGGAAACAGAAATGAActacattacatttcagtcaAACAATTATACCTATTTTTACCCATTAACAATTTTTATAGACAATCTGCagctccttggtctccaataaTAACTTCCATCTCTAGACTCACGCACGTGACTGTGAAAATACCGCCGTCAGCTGTTTCTGGTATTTTTGCGACCGGGTTGTCAGTATTTTCCCGTTTCCCACATGTAATTTTTATGTCATCAGGCGGTCCAATAAGCAGTTGCCAAACCGAAACAATAAACAGGGTTTAAACAAAACGCCGGTCTGGCCGTAACACTCATCAATTAAAGGGCGCTTCAAACCACCAGCCAACCCGCCTGCTCGGTTCCATTTGGCCAGAACAGGACAGGACAGGATTAGGATGTCGACGCGTCGCCAGGCGATCACATTATACAGGAATCTCCTGCGCGAGTCGGAGAAGCTGCCCTCCTACAACTTCAGGTGGGTGTGGTGAAATAGGAGACTCCGAAATATATTACCATTTTACCGGGTTCCAGGATGTATGCCGCCCGCAAAATACGCGACACATTCCGTGCCAACAGTGGCATCCGGGATTTCGGGGAGATCGATCGACAAATGGTCGCCGGCCAGCAAAATCTGGAGCTGATACGTCGCCAGGTGAGTGGCCCCCACGTCTTCGCCGGGTTCTTCTTATCAGCCACGATGGGAAGTATCTTGGTGTTGACGCTCCCATCTACTCTATAGTACAAAAGACCCTtagtttgtttttcatttaCTTTAAGATTGTTCTAAACTCAAGTATCTTGGTTTGAAGATAACATCTTTCTGTCAGCTATGGCTTATACCATCTTACTATGGAAAGAAATAAACCAAATTACATCATATTTTGTGTTTTATGATCATTGTAactaactttaaaaattataacaaaATAGAAAACAACAATCTCAACCCAAATCTAAGGTCTTTGAACAAATTCCATTTTTCTTATCAATTATCATGTCAGTCAATCAAAGCCTATGATGGAAACCATCTTAAAAATTCTTTTGTACAATAGGTTTTTCTACCAGGTAAACAACTACAATTCCCACCCCCATTTAGAAAGCAAAAGCCACCATTTGCTGCCCCTTttttcttataaatttgtcaagTTTATTAACCTCTAAATGTCTACAGGTGATCATCGGCCATTTGTACAGCGCCGACAAGCTGGTCATAGAGAACAAGAAGACCTTGAAGCCCTCGGATGACTGAGGAATATGTGAACGAAAAGCCGGTAGCTGAAGAGAGTACAATAGTAGGGAtggaggcggaggaggaggaggagctggACGATtggcaggagcaggagcaggaggcGTCTCTACATGAAGACACAACTCGAAAGACTCGACCCACACACAACACACCACACACATTGTTGATTTTATATGGCACTTTGCATCCATCAAACCAAGGAACCGAAATCATTTGCTAGCAAAAAAACACCAATTTAATGTTATGTTTAACAACAATTATGaaattatatatacatacatatatattaatgGTATAAATAAGTACTAAGGTACTccagaaaaaaaaagagcAAGGAAACATCTACAGACACCGGCGCCTATGACATGGAATGTGTGATCGGGGGATagtggaggaggaggtggtACCGGAAGCG harbors:
- the bcn92 gene encoding protein bcn92 — its product is MSTRRQAITLYRNLLRESEKLPSYNFRMYAARKIRDTFRANSGIRDFGEIDRQMVAGQQNLELIRRQVIIGHLYSADKLVIENKKTLKPSDD